One stretch of Macaca nemestrina isolate mMacNem1 chromosome 17, mMacNem.hap1, whole genome shotgun sequence DNA includes these proteins:
- the LOC105476829 gene encoding transmembrane and immunoglobulin domain-containing protein 1 isoform X2, which produces MAWNSSVAMQMGRFLLLVILFLPREMTSSVLTVNGKTENYILDTTPGSQVSLICAVQNHTREEELLWYREEGRVDLKSGNKINSSSVCVSSISENDNGISFTCRLGRDPSVSISVALNVIFPPLLSGNNLQTVEEGSNVKLVCSVKANPQAQMMWYKNSSLLDLEKSHHQIQQTSESFQLSITKVEKSDNGTYSCTAKSSLQTESLDFHLIVKALHEG; this is translated from the exons ATGGCATGGAACAGCAGTGTCGCAATGCAAATGGGAAGATTTCTTCTCttagtaattttatttctgcCACGTGAGATGACAA GTTCTGTTTTAACTGTGAATGGTAAAACTGAGAACTATATCCTGGATACTACACCTGGCTCCCAAGTGTCTCTGATATGTGCTGTTCAAAACCACACCAGAGAGGAAGAACTGCTCTGGTACCGAGAGGAGGGGAGAGTGgatttgaaatctggaaacaaaatCAATTCCAGCTCTGTCTGTGTCTCTTCCATCAGTGAAAATGACAACGGAATCAGCTTTACCTGCAGGCTGGGGAGGGATCCGTCCGTGTCCATTTCGGTGGCACTGAATGTTATTT TTCCTCCTCTCCTAAGTGGAAACAACCTCCAAACAGTTGAGGAAGGCAGTAACGTGAAGTTGGTTTGCAGTGTGAAAGCCAACCCCCAGGCTCAAATGATGTGGTACAAAAACAGTAGTCTCCTGGATTTAGAGAAAAGCCATCACCAAATCCAACAGACAAGTGAGTCTTTTCAGCTGTCAATCACCAAAGTCGAGAAATCTGACAACGGAACCTACAGTTGTACTGCAAAGTCATCTCTGCAAACGGAGAGCTTGGACTTTCACCTGATTGTTAAAG CTCTGCATGAAGGATAA
- the LOC105476829 gene encoding transmembrane and immunoglobulin domain-containing protein 1 isoform X1, translating to MAWNSSVAMQMGRFLLLVILFLPREMTSSVLTVNGKTENYILDTTPGSQVSLICAVQNHTREEELLWYREEGRVDLKSGNKINSSSVCVSSISENDNGISFTCRLGRDPSVSISVALNVIFPPLLSGNNLQTVEEGSNVKLVCSVKANPQAQMMWYKNSSLLDLEKSHHQIQQTSESFQLSITKVEKSDNGTYSCTAKSSLQTESLDFHLIVKDKTVSVPVEPIIAACVVIFLTLCFGLVARRKKIMELCMKDKDPHRETAL from the exons ATGGCATGGAACAGCAGTGTCGCAATGCAAATGGGAAGATTTCTTCTCttagtaattttatttctgcCACGTGAGATGACAA GTTCTGTTTTAACTGTGAATGGTAAAACTGAGAACTATATCCTGGATACTACACCTGGCTCCCAAGTGTCTCTGATATGTGCTGTTCAAAACCACACCAGAGAGGAAGAACTGCTCTGGTACCGAGAGGAGGGGAGAGTGgatttgaaatctggaaacaaaatCAATTCCAGCTCTGTCTGTGTCTCTTCCATCAGTGAAAATGACAACGGAATCAGCTTTACCTGCAGGCTGGGGAGGGATCCGTCCGTGTCCATTTCGGTGGCACTGAATGTTATTT TTCCTCCTCTCCTAAGTGGAAACAACCTCCAAACAGTTGAGGAAGGCAGTAACGTGAAGTTGGTTTGCAGTGTGAAAGCCAACCCCCAGGCTCAAATGATGTGGTACAAAAACAGTAGTCTCCTGGATTTAGAGAAAAGCCATCACCAAATCCAACAGACAAGTGAGTCTTTTCAGCTGTCAATCACCAAAGTCGAGAAATCTGACAACGGAACCTACAGTTGTACTGCAAAGTCATCTCTGCAAACGGAGAGCTTGGACTTTCACCTGATTGTTAAAG ATAAAACTGTGAGTGTCCCAGTAGAGCCCATTATTGCTGCGTGTGTTGTGATCTTTCTGACATTGTGCTTTGGACTGGTtgctagaagaaagaaaataatggag CTCTGCATGAAGGATAAAGACCCTCACAGGGAAACAGCTCT atga